From bacterium:
GGCCTAAATAACCTTTTTTTAATACAACGTTATAGCCGATGTTATAGTGGTCGTAGTCAACTGAATTATAGAAACCGCTTAAATCGGCTTCGGTAATGGGTTTATACCGATCCCAAACATTCGTGCGGTTGAACCGTTGGTGGAACCTCTGTCTTGTCCAAGTGGCGACACCCCAACAGCCCCAGCTATTGGCGTTGCGAAGTTTGCACTCGAATGAAAACGGAGTCGATCGAAATATAACCGGCTCAGCCATCTCCGAGATGACTTCATGCATACGCGATTTGACCTCGATAGTCGTCCATTCCGGATGCGCATCTGCCTCGGCGTCCATCCGTTCTCGGATCGCGTCATCGACGGTCTTGTCATACAGAAGGCACCAATCATCTTGGGTCTCATCGTATCGCTGATAGTAGTCGACCAGTTCTTTCCAGGCTAACTCTAGCGGAGAGTATATTTTCTCAGTATTTCTTTTGTAGTTCAAGCTAAGCATAAATTAACCTCTATTAGTTCATACGTAAGAGTGTACGGTCGATGATTTCGTCCTGTACGCCCTTGCCTAAGGCGACGAAGTATGCTGAAAAACCGCAAACACGGACAACCAAACCGGAATGTTGCTCGGGGTGATCCTGAGCAGCTTTTAGTATCTCAGGGTTCACAACAGAGCATTGTAGCATCGGCCCCCCCTGCATTACGAAAGCTTTCAGCATAGAAGAAAAAGCGTTGACAGTTACTTCGTAATTGGAGGCCAGCGGCAACTGGGCATCGATCACCGCAATTGCCGGATAATCAGAAAAATCAACTTTTGACATTGAAGAAATGAAGTGAGCGATGGTTGGCACTCGCGCTATATTACTCGGGCCGGCCCCTCGCGAGAGCGGCTCTCCTGATGCGCGTCCGTCGGGTGTTGCTTTCACAATTGTACCGAAATCAGCGAAGCAATACCATGAGAAGAATGCCGGTTGGAATGGGCCTCCACGCTCATTGGTCAATCCTTTGAATCCGGAAGCAACATCTCGAGCTACTCGTCCCGCAAATTCGTCAGTTTCCTTATCATCTTGGCCGAAGTGGGGGAGCTTGGTTAGCATTCCACGCAGTTCCTCATATCCTTCCCAATTGGCCCGCAAAGCATTCATAAGCTCCTGATAGCTGCACAGCTTTCTTTCGAAAACGGCTAGTCGGATCGCGTTCAGACTATCAACAAGCGTAGCAAACCCGAGTATCCAAACGGAACTTGGGCCATAGCGTGTGCCGCCTTCGGTAAGGTCCTTGGCGTTCTCTAAGCAGTCAGCCATTGTTGAAGAAATGAGCGGGCAAGGGTTCACTTCGGGCCATGCTTTAGCCTGTTGGGAAACAGAGCTTGTAATATCAACGAGAATAGCTCGATGGTTGGCAAAATATATGTCATAAATATCATCGAACGATTTCGGCTCGACGACTGGGTTAATTGGGAGGGTAGGGTCTTGCTCCTTGACATCAGGATGGAGCGTGAAATCAATAATGCGCGGAAGGTTGTACCACCAATAGGCGCCGGCGGTCGGTTCTGTGCCTAACAGCATATGCTCCTGGCAACCCCCGTTGACATATAAACGGCAGTCCTCAAGCTTTTTGCCCATTTTTTGCTGAGCAGGGATGAGTACATCGTCGTTGTAAACGGCAAGAGTATTGTGCCCGCTAGCGATGATTTCGGCGAGCTGTTGAATATAAGCCGGATCGGACTTGCTGCTAATGCGGCACTGGGGCTTAGGATTAATTAACTTTAAATCACAGTGTACTTGCAGAATAAGTTTGGTCAGGGGGGTGTAGATGGGTACTCCCTTTTCATCACAACCGCCCAGCTCCATCGTAGATGATGTCTCAGGGAATGGATTGTTATGGATATCGAAGCGGGCATCGGTCAAAACCATATTCCGTATCAACAAATCCGCAGCCTCTTCCTCCGTGAGCGTTCCGTTCGCCAAGTCCGCCAAATAGTAGGAAGTCAGATGGCGATCGAGATGGCCGATGATGGAGATGCCCACCCCGTCAAAGGTTGCAAAGAGTTCTCTACAAGCGCTGAGTGTGAGAAGCGCTTCGAAAAAGTTCCGTGCGGGGTTTGCAGGAACATAGCGCATAGCGTCGGCAGAGCGCTTCAACTGGGTTGCCAATAAAGGATCAGATTCATTCTTCGCTGCGGTTTCGGTCGCATCGGCAAACCGCTCGATTAGGTGGAGTAATGCATTCAGACTTCGGATAACTGAATTTAAAAAATCCCTTTGATGCTCATCCGTGTGTTCGGCTAATGACTTTTTGGCGTCCGCAATAAGCCCAAGAAGCCCCTTCTCCAGGATGACATCATAGCCAAGGTTGTAGTGGTCGTCATCAACAGGGTAGAAGGGAAAACCGAATCCCAGATCGCGATACTTTAAATAATTCTCTCGCGGTACTTCAGCGAAGTACCTATCGGTGTACTTATATCGCATCCAATTGCCAACACTCGCCACTCCCCAGCTTGTTTGAGGTCGGCATTTACATTCGAAGGGGAAAGGGGTTTGCCGGAAAATAACCGGTTCAGCCATTTCCGCTATTACTTCGTGCATGCGCGACTTGATCTGGAATGACGTCCATTCTGGATGCGCCTCGACTTCGGCATCCATTCGTTCCCGAATAGCCTTATCGACACGATCGTCAAAGAGCAAGGTAAGTTTATCTTT
This genomic window contains:
- a CDS encoding pyruvate formate lyase family protein, with translation MELTSMPDTERNLTRSFDKLWKELAGYYHVYDKTKDKLTLLFDDRVDKAIRERMDAEVEAHPEWTSFQIKSRMHEVIAEMAEPVIFRQTPFPFECKCRPQTSWGVASVGNWMRYKYTDRYFAEVPRENYLKYRDLGFGFPFYPVDDDHYNLGYDVILEKGLLGLIADAKKSLAEHTDEHQRDFLNSVIRSLNALLHLIERFADATETAAKNESDPLLATQLKRSADAMRYVPANPARNFFEALLTLSACRELFATFDGVGISIIGHLDRHLTSYYLADLANGTLTEEEAADLLIRNMVLTDARFDIHNNPFPETSSTMELGGCDEKGVPIYTPLTKLILQVHCDLKLINPKPQCRISSKSDPAYIQQLAEIIASGHNTLAVYNDDVLIPAQQKMGKKLEDCRLYVNGGCQEHMLLGTEPTAGAYWWYNLPRIIDFTLHPDVKEQDPTLPINPVVEPKSFDDIYDIYFANHRAILVDITSSVSQQAKAWPEVNPCPLISSTMADCLENAKDLTEGGTRYGPSSVWILGFATLVDSLNAIRLAVFERKLCSYQELMNALRANWEGYEELRGMLTKLPHFGQDDKETDEFAGRVARDVASGFKGLTNERGGPFQPAFFSWYCFADFGTIVKATPDGRASGEPLSRGAGPSNIARVPTIAHFISSMSKVDFSDYPAIAVIDAQLPLASNYEVTVNAFSSMLKAFVMQGGPMLQCSVVNPEILKAAQDHPEQHSGLVVRVCGFSAYFVALGKGVQDEIIDRTLLRMN